The genomic window AAATATCTCCCTGAACGGAATAAAATTTAACAACTGAGATTTATTGTTCATCATATCACATAGAAATAATGAGAAATATTCCTCTGTGTCTTCTCTGTGTACCTCTGTGATATTGTATCAATTTATTACACAGAGAACCACAGAGTTTTAACACAGAGTGCCACAGAGAAATCTGTTATAACCCCTTATACTACTTGCGAAACGTAAATAAAGGAGAAACTCATTTCTGTTTAATTCTTTTTCCGTCTAATTCAGCTAAAATCCTTTTGAGGAAAAGATTATCGGTTTTATGTTCTTTATACATATCGCTGTTTACAATTTCATGAATTTTATAACTACTAATCATGTATTCACTTATAGCGTTCTTGAAATTTGGATAGACATATTCCATTTCTTTATTTTGTTACTTTAATAATCCATACATCTTGTTGAGGTCTTCCATTTTTTATCTCACCTTCAATATGCTCAAGTATTTGATGGTTTCCAATTAATTTTTTAACAAAAGATACCGGATGAAAGGCTGTAAAAGTTCTATGCCCAATTTTAGTATTCCCTTTAATTAGTAAATTCCCTTTATCAAATATTTTTTGTTCGAATGGAGTTAATTTTGATTTAAAAACATTACCGTGTAATGTGAGAAAAATAATACCATTATTTTTGGTTATTCTGGTCAGCTCATTAAACCATTCATAGTGTAAATGTTCTGTAAGATGAGTAAATATTGAGATACCATAAACTATATCAAACGAATTTTCTACATAAGGAAGAGGAGGATTAGTATCGTTTAAGTTAAAATTAATACCAGTCAGCATTTTTCTGTTCCATGCAATAGTTTTTGGATTATAGTCAGTACCATATATTGAGCAGGATCTTTCCAGTAATTCCGGTAGATGTCGGATAATGCGGGCTGGACCACATCCCCAGTCTAAAATATTTAAATTTTTTAACTCATGGTACTGCTTAAGATGGTCAAGTAACCAAATTGCAGAACTTTTGCCATCAAAGTAATATTTATAATAATTAAGATTAAATGATTCATAAATGAGGTAAGAAGGGGGAAGTTGAATTTGAGGGTTTTCTTTTTTAAAGTTTCTTCTTTCTTTACTTTTTTTTATATAATGCAGGTAAAACCTTATTTTATCGGTATAATATAGTATGCCTAATTGTCTTAAAAAATTTGAAATTCTTGTTTTCATTTTACATGTTTTGTTCAAATATATTTTTTATTCAAGTTTCGCAAGTAAAATTTAGACCACCTCAGATATTCACGGCCTATCAAAATTGATAAAATGTTTCATAAGTGTTTACCTGAATATATCAAAAATTATTGTAATAATCTGATATTATACAATATATGGCTTATTTCTCATGTCCACGATTTGAATTTTTACTGTTGAAAATATAAGTAAGATTACGAAAATGCCGTTAAAATCCAAATATATTCCGCCATCACAGCCTATTGCCTTTTGACCATTGTCGGATATGATCCCATCTTAATCGCAGTATTTTTTATTTGTTCCGTGTTCTTGGCATGTAGCTTTTCGACAAGATTCTGATTAGAAACTCTTCACAAGATCAGAGTCTGTGAAGATTATGTTAGATAATGGTCATTGTCGGTTGGGCTTTAATTTTTAGTGGACACTTATGATTTTACTCATAAATGTTTCTCTGTCTTTTTAAAGTTTCACACAAGGGTCGGGGTTAGGCGAAGTACGGGAATCGAGACTACGGTTGTTTCAATTGATTTTCCTTTTCATTTTATTCCTGAGGGCTTTGCCATGGGAACGTTGATGGGAAGTGGTTCTCCAAAATCTGGAGTCCCGTCCTGCGTCCAGTTAAATTTCTGAATCCTGGTGCTTCGCTTTGAACAACCCAGGTTGGGTTTGTCTTTTGCATGATAAATGATCCAACTTTCTTTACCATCGGGCGATTGAGTAAAACCATTATGCCCTGGCCCAAAAACACTATTCTTTTCTGACATGTGGAAAACAGGAAGGCTTGATCTTTTCCAAGATGAGGGATTCAACAGGTCCCCATTTTTTTTAATCGAAAGCATTCCCAGGGAATAGTTATCGTCC from Bacteroidota bacterium includes these protein-coding regions:
- a CDS encoding class I SAM-dependent methyltransferase; translation: MKTRISNFLRQLGILYYTDKIRFYLHYIKKSKERRNFKKENPQIQLPPSYLIYESFNLNYYKYYFDGKSSAIWLLDHLKQYHELKNLNILDWGCGPARIIRHLPELLERSCSIYGTDYNPKTIAWNRKMLTGINFNLNDTNPPLPYVENSFDIVYGISIFTHLTEHLHYEWFNELTRITKNNGIIFLTLHGNVFKSKLTPFEQKIFDKGNLLIKGNTKIGHRTFTAFHPVSFVKKLIGNHQILEHIEGEIKNGRPQQDVWIIKVTK